A DNA window from Maribellus comscasis contains the following coding sequences:
- the ligA gene encoding NAD-dependent DNA ligase LigA, with protein MNREEAQKKIEQLREELEEHNYNYYVLNQPVISDFEFDMKMKELEKLEKDFPEFADLNSPSQRVGSDINKEFEQVEHKYSMLSLSNAYSKEEIQDFDTRIKKIIETDYEYVCELKFDGSSISLLYENGWLTRAVTRGDGVRGDDVTNNVRTIRSVPLRLRGKGYPESFEIRGEILMPFHVFEALNAEREKKGEPLLANPRNTAAGTLKMQNSSIVATRKLDAYFYYLLGENLPYDGHYENLQKTKEWGFKISDAMQKCASLKEVFDYLDKWDLERHHLPVATDGVVIKVNSKNLQDNLGFTAKSPRWAIAYKFKAESASTILKSVSYQVGRTGAVTPVANLEPVLIAGTMVKRASLHNADIIQNLDLHINDTVFVEKGGEIIPKITGVDQSKRHPMFQSVIFIESCPECGTKLVRNEGEAAHYCLNEVGCPPQIKGKIEHFVSRKAMDIDGLGQETIELLYNQKLIHGIADLYRLKKEQLVGLERMGDKSAERILNSLEESKNVPFERVLFSLGIRFVGETVAKTLAKNMHTIEKIQSAGYEDLIEIDEIGGKIAESIVDWFSKTEYRELIDFLKEKGLQFSISEKELNNKTEKLKGLSIIISGTFEKFSRDELKNMIEQNGGKNVGSISKKTNYLIAGENMGPSKLEKATKLGVPIISENDFLKMIE; from the coding sequence ATGAACCGGGAAGAAGCTCAAAAAAAGATAGAACAGCTACGCGAAGAACTTGAAGAACACAACTACAACTATTATGTTTTAAACCAACCGGTTATATCGGATTTTGAGTTTGATATGAAAATGAAAGAACTGGAAAAACTGGAAAAAGACTTTCCTGAATTTGCAGATCTCAATTCCCCTTCTCAGCGTGTAGGAAGTGATATCAACAAAGAATTTGAACAGGTGGAACATAAATATTCCATGCTTTCGCTTTCCAATGCGTATTCCAAAGAAGAAATTCAAGACTTTGATACCCGGATAAAAAAGATAATTGAAACCGATTATGAATATGTTTGTGAATTAAAATTTGACGGATCTTCCATTAGTTTACTTTACGAAAACGGATGGCTGACAAGGGCAGTTACACGAGGCGACGGCGTTCGCGGAGATGATGTCACAAACAATGTTCGTACCATTCGTTCTGTACCGCTAAGGTTGCGTGGTAAAGGTTACCCGGAAAGTTTTGAAATCAGGGGTGAAATATTAATGCCTTTTCATGTTTTTGAAGCGTTAAATGCCGAGCGCGAAAAAAAAGGAGAGCCGCTTTTGGCTAACCCGAGAAACACAGCTGCCGGAACACTAAAAATGCAGAATTCATCGATTGTTGCAACCCGTAAACTGGATGCCTATTTTTATTATTTACTGGGCGAAAATTTGCCATACGACGGTCATTATGAAAACCTGCAAAAGACCAAAGAATGGGGTTTCAAAATTTCGGATGCGATGCAAAAATGCGCATCGCTCAAAGAAGTTTTTGACTATCTGGATAAATGGGATTTGGAACGCCATCATCTTCCGGTTGCCACCGATGGCGTCGTAATTAAAGTAAATTCGAAAAACTTACAGGATAACCTTGGATTTACCGCAAAATCGCCACGCTGGGCCATTGCATATAAGTTTAAGGCGGAAAGTGCTTCCACCATTTTAAAATCGGTTTCCTACCAGGTTGGCAGAACGGGTGCAGTTACTCCTGTGGCAAATCTTGAGCCCGTTTTAATTGCCGGAACAATGGTGAAACGTGCTTCGCTTCACAATGCCGACATCATCCAAAACCTTGATCTCCATATTAACGATACGGTTTTTGTGGAAAAAGGAGGAGAAATTATCCCTAAAATTACCGGGGTTGATCAGAGTAAACGTCATCCGATGTTTCAATCAGTGATATTTATTGAAAGCTGCCCGGAATGTGGCACAAAACTGGTTAGAAATGAAGGAGAAGCAGCGCATTATTGTCTGAACGAAGTTGGCTGCCCGCCTCAGATAAAAGGGAAAATAGAACACTTTGTAAGCCGCAAGGCTATGGACATCGACGGGCTTGGACAGGAGACCATCGAGCTGTTGTACAATCAAAAGTTAATTCATGGGATTGCTGACTTGTATCGGCTAAAAAAAGAGCAACTGGTTGGTTTAGAACGAATGGGTGATAAATCGGCAGAGCGCATTTTAAATAGCCTTGAAGAATCAAAAAATGTCCCTTTTGAACGTGTATTGTTTTCGCTGGGAATCCGTTTTGTAGGTGAAACCGTTGCCAAAACACTGGCTAAAAATATGCACACCATTGAAAAAATTCAAAGTGCAGGTTATGAAGATCTCATTGAAATTGACGAAATTGGAGGAAAAATCGCCGAAAGTATTGTCGATTGGTTTTCCAAAACAGAATACCGGGAACTAATTGATTTTCTGAAAGAAAAAGGTCTGCAATTTTCCATTAGCGAAAAAGAGCTAAACAACAAAACGGAAAAACTAAAAGGGCTAAGTATTATTATTTCCGGAACTTTTGAAAAATTCTCCCGCGATGAATTAAAAAATATGATCGAACAAAACGGCGGTAAAAATGTAGGTTCCATTTCAAAAAAAACCAACTATCTGATTGCCGGTGAAAATATGGGGCCAAGCAAGCTGGAAAAAGCCACAAAACTTGGAGTTCCCATTATTTCGGAAAATGATTTTTTAAAAATGATAGAATAA
- a CDS encoding thioredoxin family protein — protein sequence MSFTLEIGEKAIDFNLPGTDGKTYSLENFKDSKYLVVFFTCNHCPYVIGSDEVTRKTVERFQPLGVEFVGINSNSKNTYEDDDFPHMVERMKDYKFPWKYLYDESQEVAEAYGALRTPHFYVFDENRRLVYTGRGVDSPRDVSKMTVNDLERTLEELTSGKPISVSLTNPIGCNVKWEGKDKHWMPAEACDLVF from the coding sequence ATGTCATTCACACTCGAAATTGGAGAAAAAGCAATAGATTTTAATTTACCGGGCACCGACGGCAAAACTTATTCACTTGAAAATTTTAAAGATTCAAAATATCTCGTAGTGTTTTTCACCTGTAATCACTGTCCGTATGTAATTGGCAGCGATGAAGTGACAAGAAAGACCGTTGAGCGTTTTCAGCCTTTAGGCGTAGAGTTTGTGGGGATCAACTCGAACAGTAAAAATACATATGAGGACGATGATTTTCCGCATATGGTTGAACGAATGAAGGACTATAAATTTCCCTGGAAGTATTTATATGATGAGTCTCAGGAAGTGGCTGAGGCATACGGAGCTCTGCGAACACCTCATTTTTATGTTTTTGATGAAAACCGTAGGCTGGTATATACGGGCAGAGGGGTAGATAGTCCGCGCGATGTATCAAAAATGACTGTAAATGATTTGGAACGAACTCTGGAAGAACTCACTTCAGGCAAACCCATCTCTGTTTCTCTCACCAATCCAATTGGATGCAATGTTAAATGGGAAGGAAAAGATAAACACTGGATGCCCGCAGAAGCTTGTGATTTAGTCTTTTAA
- a CDS encoding GNAT family N-acetyltransferase encodes MKKTPSKLIRKYTTADQLKVLELFRFNTPAFFDPSEEKDFKDYLENQLEDYFVVEQNRKIIGAGGINYFAEKNTARIAWDMIHPDFHKKGIGKELTLHRLSAIRNRPDIHTVIVRTSQLACKFYEKLGFKQENVINDFWAKGFHLYQMKLNLRNTGGDKST; translated from the coding sequence ATGAAAAAAACACCTTCAAAATTAATACGAAAATATACAACCGCTGACCAATTAAAGGTACTTGAGTTGTTTCGCTTCAACACACCTGCTTTTTTTGATCCTTCAGAAGAAAAGGATTTTAAGGATTATCTTGAAAATCAACTGGAAGACTATTTTGTGGTGGAACAAAACCGGAAAATAATTGGTGCAGGCGGAATCAATTACTTTGCTGAAAAAAATACAGCCAGAATTGCATGGGACATGATCCATCCCGATTTCCATAAAAAGGGAATTGGTAAAGAATTAACTCTCCATCGCTTGTCTGCTATTAGAAACAGGCCGGATATCCATACAGTAATCGTCAGAACCTCACAACTGGCCTGTAAATTTTACGAAAAACTAGGCTTTAAACAGGAAAATGTCATTAACGATTTTTGGGCAAAAGGATTTCACTTGTACCAAATGAAACTAAATTTGAGAAATACCGGGGGAGATAAAAGTACTTAG
- a CDS encoding class I SAM-dependent methyltransferase, with protein sequence MLNIKENIDNQIRYNRGKNLFNSNLSSLFQFVAETKKIALQYKETDSKNEKLLIDYATQNALEEFYRVNQYYSFDKAAKVRLKTIYSDLFQSLKQENDIDKIASIHYKKLKTWLTETNPFAEQIYKKSSSMVECVVCNEYSPQLQIELLKINLSHLVEPVLDIGCGKSAALVKHLQSIGIDTFGFDRMVQNENYCSQFDWFEYHFENNKWGTIISNLGFSNHFAHHHFRKDGDYVRYAKKYMEILHSLKKGGSFYYAPGLSFIEEFLDNSIFEVNNHPVNQTGYDATSVKKL encoded by the coding sequence ATGCTCAATATCAAAGAAAATATTGATAATCAAATCCGCTACAACAGGGGCAAAAATCTGTTTAATTCCAACCTCAGCAGCTTATTTCAATTTGTTGCTGAAACAAAAAAAATTGCATTGCAATACAAGGAAACAGACAGTAAAAATGAAAAGCTTTTGATTGATTATGCAACCCAAAATGCGCTGGAGGAATTCTATCGTGTAAACCAGTATTATTCGTTTGATAAAGCTGCAAAAGTACGCTTAAAAACCATTTATTCTGATTTGTTTCAGTCCTTAAAACAGGAGAACGATATTGATAAAATCGCCAGCATTCACTATAAAAAGCTTAAAACCTGGTTAACAGAAACCAACCCTTTTGCCGAGCAGATATACAAAAAAAGCAGTTCAATGGTTGAATGCGTGGTATGTAACGAATACAGTCCTCAACTACAAATTGAATTGTTAAAAATCAATTTATCACACTTAGTTGAACCGGTTTTGGATATCGGTTGCGGTAAATCGGCAGCGCTTGTTAAACATTTACAAAGCATTGGTATTGATACTTTTGGATTTGACCGGATGGTTCAGAATGAAAACTATTGTTCCCAATTCGACTGGTTTGAATATCACTTTGAAAACAACAAATGGGGAACAATTATCAGCAATCTTGGATTTTCAAACCACTTTGCACACCATCATTTCAGAAAAGATGGTGATTATGTCAGGTATGCAAAAAAATACATGGAAATTCTTCATTCGCTAAAAAAAGGAGGTTCATTTTACTATGCTCCCGGTTTGTCTTTTATTGAAGAATTTCTTGACAACAGTATCTTTGAAGTAAATAATCACCCGGTAAATCAAACCGGTTATGATGCAACTTCTGTAAAAAAGCTGTAA